One segment of Enterobacter ludwigii DNA contains the following:
- the serC gene encoding 3-phosphoserine/phosphohydroxythreonine transaminase → MAQVFNFSSGPAMLPADVLKQAQQELCDWNGLGTSVMEISHRGKEFIQVAEEAEKDFRDLLNIPSNYKVLFCHGGGRGQFAGVPLNILGDKTTADYVDAGYWAASAVKEAKKYCSPNVIDAKITVDGLRAVKPMSEWQLSDNAAYLHYCPNETIDGIAIDETPNFGKDVVVAADFSSTILSAPIDVSRYGVIYAGAQKNIGPAGLTIVIVREDLLGKAHQSCPSILDYTVLNDNDSMFNTPPTFAWYLSGLVFKWLKQNGGVAQMDKINQQKADLLYGVIDKSDFYRNDVAKANRSRMNVPFQLADSNLDKVFLEASFAAGLHALKGHRVVGGMRASIYNAMPLEGVKTLTDFMIDFERRHG, encoded by the coding sequence GTCTTTAATTTCAGTTCAGGTCCGGCGATGTTGCCGGCAGACGTGCTTAAACAGGCTCAACAGGAACTTTGTGACTGGAACGGTCTGGGTACGTCGGTGATGGAAATCAGCCACCGTGGTAAAGAGTTTATTCAGGTGGCGGAAGAGGCAGAAAAGGATTTTCGCGATCTGCTGAACATTCCCTCAAACTACAAAGTTTTGTTCTGCCACGGCGGTGGCCGCGGTCAGTTTGCTGGCGTCCCGCTGAATATCCTCGGCGACAAAACCACGGCAGACTACGTTGATGCGGGTTACTGGGCGGCAAGTGCGGTTAAAGAAGCCAAAAAGTACTGCTCGCCAAATGTTATCGACGCCAAAATTACCGTTGATGGCCTGCGTGCCGTGAAGCCGATGAGCGAATGGCAGCTCTCTGATAACGCTGCGTACCTGCACTATTGCCCAAATGAAACCATCGACGGGATTGCCATCGACGAGACCCCGAACTTCGGTAAAGACGTCGTGGTTGCTGCCGATTTCTCCTCTACCATTTTGTCCGCGCCAATTGACGTCAGCCGTTACGGTGTTATCTATGCGGGTGCGCAGAAAAATATCGGCCCGGCGGGTTTGACGATCGTCATCGTGCGCGAAGATTTGCTGGGTAAAGCCCATCAGTCTTGCCCGTCTATTCTGGATTATACGGTCCTCAACGATAACGACTCCATGTTCAACACCCCCCCTACGTTTGCCTGGTACCTCTCTGGCCTGGTCTTTAAATGGCTCAAGCAAAACGGCGGCGTGGCGCAGATGGACAAAATCAATCAGCAGAAAGCCGACCTGCTGTATGGCGTGATCGATAAGAGCGATTTCTACCGTAACGATGTCGCGAAAGCTAACCGTTCGCGTATGAATGTGCCGTTCCAGCTGGCGGACAGCAACCTGGATAAAGTCTTCCTTGAAGCGTCCTTCGCTGCAGGCCTGCATGCGCTGAAAGGCCACCGTGTTGTAGGCGGTATGCGTGCCTCTATCTATAACGCGATGCCGCTGGAAGGGGTTAAAACCCTGACCGATTTCATGATCGACTTCGAACGTCGCCACGGTTAA
- the aroA gene encoding 3-phosphoshikimate 1-carboxyvinyltransferase has translation MESLTLQPIARVDGTINLPGSKSVSNRALLLAALANGTTVLTNLLDSDDVRHMLNALKALGVHYTLSDDRTRCEVTGNGGALRSAEERELFLGNAGTAMRPLAAALCLGSNNIVLTGEPRMKERPIGHLVDALRQGGAQIEYLEQENYPPLRLRGGFNGGNVEVDGSVSSQFLTALLMTAPLASQDTVITIKGDLVSKPYIDITLHLMKTFGVEVENRAYQQFVVRGAQQYQSPGHYLVEGDASSASYFLAAGAIKGGTVKVTGIGRNSVQGDIRFADVLEKMGATITWGDDFISCTHGELNAIDMDMNHIPDAAMTIATAALFAKGTTTLRNIYNWRVKETDRLFAMATELRKVGAEVEEGEDYIRVTPPAKLQFAEIGTYNDHRMAMCFSLVALSDTPVTILDPKCTAKTFPDYFEQLARISTPA, from the coding sequence ATGGAATCCCTGACGTTACAACCTATCGCGCGGGTAGATGGCACCATTAATCTGCCTGGTTCAAAAAGTGTCTCGAACCGCGCTCTGCTGCTGGCAGCTCTGGCAAACGGCACCACCGTCCTCACAAACCTGCTGGACAGCGATGACGTGCGCCATATGCTCAATGCGCTGAAAGCGTTGGGAGTTCATTACACGCTGTCTGACGATCGCACCCGCTGTGAAGTGACCGGCAACGGCGGCGCGTTACGCTCGGCTGAAGAGCGTGAACTGTTTCTGGGTAATGCGGGGACGGCGATGCGCCCGCTGGCGGCGGCCCTGTGCCTGGGCAGCAACAATATTGTGCTGACCGGTGAGCCGCGCATGAAAGAGCGTCCCATTGGCCATCTGGTAGATGCCCTTCGTCAGGGCGGCGCGCAGATTGAGTATCTGGAGCAGGAAAATTACCCGCCTCTGCGTCTGCGCGGTGGTTTCAATGGCGGTAACGTCGAGGTGGATGGCAGCGTCTCCAGCCAGTTCCTGACGGCTCTGCTGATGACTGCGCCGCTGGCATCACAGGATACGGTCATCACCATCAAAGGCGACCTGGTCTCTAAACCGTACATTGATATTACGCTGCACCTGATGAAAACCTTCGGGGTTGAGGTGGAAAACCGCGCTTATCAGCAATTTGTGGTTCGCGGTGCGCAGCAGTACCAGTCTCCGGGTCATTACCTTGTGGAAGGTGATGCTTCGTCTGCCTCCTATTTCCTGGCGGCAGGGGCAATTAAGGGCGGTACGGTGAAAGTGACCGGCATTGGCCGTAACAGCGTTCAGGGCGATATCCGTTTTGCTGACGTGCTGGAAAAAATGGGCGCTACGATTACCTGGGGCGATGATTTCATCTCCTGCACCCATGGCGAGCTGAACGCTATCGATATGGACATGAACCATATCCCGGATGCGGCGATGACCATTGCCACGGCGGCGCTCTTCGCAAAAGGCACCACGACGCTGCGTAACATTTACAACTGGCGCGTAAAAGAGACTGACCGTCTGTTCGCGATGGCGACCGAACTGCGTAAAGTGGGCGCCGAAGTGGAGGAGGGCGAAGACTACATCCGCGTCACGCCTCCGGCAAAACTGCAGTTTGCGGAAATCGGCACCTATAACGATCACCGCATGGCAATGTGCTTCTCGCTGGTGGCGCTCTCCGATACGCCGGTGACCATTCTCGACCCGAAATGTACGGCGAAAACCTTCCCGGACTACTTCGAGCAATTGGCGCGTATCAGTACCCCTGCCTGA
- the cmk gene encoding (d)CMP kinase, producing MTAIAPVITIDGPSGAGKGTLCKAMAEALQWHLLDSGAIYRVLALAALHHHVDVASEDALVPLATHLDVRFISTNGNLEVILEGEDVSGEIRTQDVANAASQVAAFPRVREALLRRQRAFRELPGLIADGRDMGTVVFPDAPVKIFLDASSEERAQRRMLQLQEKGFSVNFDRLLSEIKERDDRDRNRAVAPLVPAEDALVLDSTSLTIEQVIEKALQYARQKLALA from the coding sequence ATGACGGCAATTGCCCCGGTCATAACCATTGATGGCCCAAGCGGTGCAGGAAAGGGCACCTTGTGCAAGGCAATGGCGGAAGCATTGCAATGGCATCTGCTGGACTCTGGTGCTATTTACCGCGTGTTAGCGCTTGCGGCGCTGCATCACCATGTTGATGTGGCCTCCGAAGACGCGCTGGTTCCGCTGGCTACCCATCTTGATGTTCGCTTTATCTCAACCAACGGAAATCTGGAAGTGATTCTCGAAGGTGAAGATGTCAGCGGTGAAATTCGGACTCAGGACGTGGCGAATGCCGCTTCACAGGTTGCCGCTTTCCCGCGTGTGCGTGAAGCACTGCTGCGCCGTCAACGCGCCTTCCGTGAACTGCCTGGCCTGATTGCTGACGGGCGTGACATGGGAACCGTTGTCTTCCCTGATGCGCCAGTGAAAATTTTCCTCGACGCCTCCTCGGAAGAACGGGCTCAACGCCGCATGCTTCAGTTGCAGGAAAAGGGGTTTAGTGTTAACTTTGATCGCCTTTTGTCCGAGATAAAAGAGCGCGATGACCGCGATCGTAACCGCGCCGTCGCCCCACTTGTTCCTGCAGAAGATGCATTAGTTCTGGATTCAACCAGTTTAACTATTGAGCAAGTGATTGAAAAAGCGCTACAATATGCGCGCCAAAAACTGGCACTCGCGTAA
- the rpsA gene encoding 30S ribosomal protein S1, which yields MTESFAQLFEESLKTIETRPGSIVRGVVVAIDKDVVLVDAGLKSESAIPAEQFKNAQGELEIQVGDEVDVALDAVEDGFGETLLSREKAKRHEAWITLEKAYEEAETVVGVINGKVKGGFTVELNGIRAFLPGSLVDVRPVRDTLHLEGKELEFKVIKLDQKRNNVVVSRRAVIESENSAERDQLLENLQEGMEVKGIVKNLTDYGAFVDLGGVDGLLHITDMAWKRVKHPSEIVNVGDEITVKVLKFDRERTRVSLGLKQLGEDPWVAIAKRYPEGTKLTGRVTNLTDYGCFVEIEEGVEGLVHVSEMDWTNKNIHPSKVVNVGDVVEVMVLDIDEERRRISLGLKQCKNNPWQQFAETHNKGDRVEGKIKSITDFGIFIGLDGGIDGLVHLSDISWNVAGEEAVREYKKGDEIAAVVLQVDAERERISLGVKQLAEDPFNNWVALNKKGAIVNGKVTAVDAKGATVELADGVEGYLRASEASRDRVEDATLVLNVGDDVEAKFTGVDRKNRAISLSVRAKDEADEKDAIATVNKQEDANFSNNAMAEAFKAAKGE from the coding sequence ATGACTGAATCTTTTGCTCAACTATTTGAAGAATCCTTAAAAACAATCGAAACCCGTCCGGGTTCCATCGTTCGTGGTGTTGTTGTTGCTATCGACAAAGACGTAGTACTGGTTGACGCCGGTCTGAAATCTGAGTCCGCCATTCCGGCAGAGCAGTTCAAAAACGCCCAGGGCGAGCTGGAAATCCAGGTTGGTGACGAAGTTGACGTTGCTCTGGATGCAGTAGAAGACGGCTTCGGCGAAACCCTGCTTTCCCGTGAAAAAGCTAAACGTCACGAAGCTTGGATCACGCTGGAAAAAGCTTACGAAGAAGCTGAAACTGTGGTCGGTGTTATCAACGGCAAAGTTAAAGGTGGCTTCACTGTTGAGCTGAATGGTATTCGTGCGTTCCTGCCAGGTTCTCTGGTAGACGTTCGTCCAGTCCGTGACACCCTGCACCTCGAAGGCAAAGAGCTTGAGTTCAAAGTAATCAAGCTGGACCAGAAGCGTAACAACGTTGTTGTATCCCGTCGTGCCGTTATCGAATCCGAAAACAGCGCAGAACGCGATCAGCTGCTGGAAAACCTGCAGGAAGGCATGGAAGTCAAAGGTATCGTTAAGAACCTCACTGACTACGGCGCATTCGTTGACCTGGGCGGCGTTGATGGCCTGCTGCACATCACCGACATGGCGTGGAAACGCGTTAAGCACCCAAGCGAAATCGTGAACGTGGGCGACGAAATCACTGTTAAAGTGCTTAAGTTCGACCGCGAGCGTACTCGTGTATCCCTCGGCCTGAAGCAGCTGGGCGAAGATCCATGGGTAGCTATCGCTAAACGTTACCCAGAAGGTACTAAACTGACTGGTCGCGTTACCAACCTGACTGACTACGGCTGCTTCGTTGAAATCGAAGAAGGCGTTGAAGGCCTGGTGCACGTTTCCGAAATGGACTGGACCAACAAAAACATCCACCCATCCAAAGTTGTTAACGTTGGTGATGTAGTGGAAGTTATGGTTCTGGATATCGACGAAGAACGTCGTCGTATCTCCCTGGGCCTGAAACAGTGCAAAAACAACCCATGGCAGCAGTTCGCGGAAACCCACAACAAGGGTGACCGTGTTGAAGGTAAAATCAAGTCTATCACTGACTTCGGTATCTTCATCGGCCTGGACGGCGGCATCGATGGCCTGGTTCACCTGTCTGACATCTCCTGGAACGTTGCAGGCGAAGAAGCAGTTCGTGAATACAAAAAAGGCGACGAAATCGCTGCAGTTGTTCTGCAGGTTGACGCAGAGCGTGAACGTATCTCCCTGGGCGTTAAACAGCTCGCAGAAGATCCGTTCAACAACTGGGTTGCACTGAACAAGAAAGGCGCAATCGTAAACGGTAAAGTCACTGCAGTTGACGCTAAAGGCGCAACTGTAGAACTGGCTGACGGCGTTGAAGGTTACCTGCGCGCTTCTGAAGCTTCACGTGACCGCGTTGAAGATGCCACTCTGGTTCTGAACGTTGGTGACGACGTTGAAGCTAAGTTCACCGGTGTTGACCGTAAGAACCGTGCAATCAGCCTGTCTGTTCGTGCTAAAGACGAAGCTGATGAGAAAGATGCAATCGCCACTGTTAACAAACAGGAAGATGCAAACTTCTCTAACAACGCAATGGCTGAAGCTTTCAAAGCAGCTAAAGGCGAGTAA
- the ihfB gene encoding integration host factor subunit beta — MTKSELIERLASQQPHIPAKAVEDAVKEMLEHMASTLAQGERIEIRGFGSFSLHYRAPRTGRNPKTGDKVELEGKYVPHFKPGKELRDRANIYGN; from the coding sequence ATGACCAAGTCAGAATTGATTGAAAGACTTGCCAGTCAGCAACCGCATATCCCTGCGAAAGCAGTGGAGGATGCCGTAAAAGAGATGCTGGAGCATATGGCCTCCACTCTTGCCCAGGGCGAGCGCATTGAAATCCGCGGTTTCGGTAGTTTTTCTCTGCACTATCGTGCTCCACGTACCGGGCGTAACCCGAAAACTGGCGATAAAGTCGAACTGGAAGGTAAGTACGTTCCACACTTTAAGCCGGGTAAAGAACTGCGCGATCGCGCCAACATTTACGGCAACTGA
- a CDS encoding ComEC family protein: MGIPAISLCAILAIMPLLWLPVLPERHTVWVMIAGGIALAAQRNNVLKYMGIVVLFCAWGLLAAQESVWPMQHLTTGAVQAEIEITATDGATMHQGNILRVDGQRWWAPTGVTLYGNYLPQKVCAGQRWAMTLRLRPVHGELNDGGYDPQRSAFARHQTLSGRFTQAKIVDENCSLRAQYLMSLQHRLSAFHWGAVMLGLGMGERLEVPREIKDLMRDTGTLHLMAISGLHIALAASIVWLLTRGLQFLMPGHWIHWQIPLLAGLFFAAFYAWLTGLQPPALRTVIALAVLAALRIGARQWSPWQVWCCCIAAILISDPLAVLSQSLALSAFAVAALIFWFQWLPLPRGHRVRWLQPLLNLLYLQTGMLLLLMPLQVLIFHGFSFSSLVANLFAVPLVTFVCVPLILAGMLLHLLPLTALESALWFAADKSLGGLFWMLMRLPDGWQNVDERWQYLTLLPWLAIIGWRFHAWKSVPAVCLAGSVLLAFPLWRTVRSEGWTLHMLDVGQGLAMVIERHGKALLYDTGLAWPGGDSARQLIIPWLRWHHLQPEGVILSHEHLDHAGGLATMQKTWPTLWIRSPLGRGEHRPCFRGQRWIWEGLTFTVHWPPEGYSERGNNRSCVVKIDDGEQSALLTGDIEAQAEQTMLSHYWRHLTSTVIQVPHHGSNTSSSLPLVQRVEGRIALDSAARYNAWHFPSAKVIRRYRKEGYIWHDTPHSGQISVTFSQHRWQIQRVRDEYLPRWYHQWFGAPVDNG; the protein is encoded by the coding sequence ATGGGCATTCCCGCGATAAGTCTTTGCGCCATTCTGGCGATCATGCCGTTACTCTGGTTACCCGTCCTGCCTGAACGTCATACCGTGTGGGTAATGATAGCCGGTGGGATAGCGCTGGCCGCCCAGCGAAACAACGTCCTGAAGTATATGGGGATCGTGGTGTTATTTTGTGCCTGGGGTCTTCTTGCTGCGCAGGAAAGCGTCTGGCCGATGCAACATTTAACGACGGGAGCAGTGCAGGCAGAGATAGAAATCACGGCCACCGATGGTGCAACAATGCATCAGGGCAACATTCTGCGTGTCGATGGTCAGCGCTGGTGGGCACCCACGGGCGTGACGCTGTATGGCAATTACCTGCCGCAAAAGGTATGTGCCGGTCAGCGCTGGGCCATGACGCTCAGGCTCCGGCCTGTGCATGGCGAGCTAAACGACGGGGGATATGATCCCCAGCGAAGCGCCTTTGCCCGACACCAGACGCTCAGCGGACGTTTTACGCAGGCGAAAATCGTCGATGAAAACTGTAGCTTGCGTGCTCAGTACCTGATGTCACTGCAACACCGGCTTTCTGCTTTTCACTGGGGCGCGGTTATGCTTGGGCTGGGGATGGGAGAACGTCTGGAGGTGCCCCGGGAAATTAAAGATCTGATGCGCGACACCGGCACGCTGCACCTGATGGCAATTTCGGGTCTGCATATTGCGCTGGCCGCATCCATCGTCTGGTTACTTACGCGAGGGCTTCAGTTTTTAATGCCGGGCCACTGGATCCACTGGCAGATTCCTCTCCTGGCCGGGTTGTTCTTTGCCGCTTTCTACGCCTGGCTTACCGGGCTGCAACCGCCCGCATTGCGAACGGTTATCGCACTTGCCGTGCTGGCGGCATTGCGCATTGGCGCCCGTCAGTGGTCTCCCTGGCAGGTGTGGTGTTGCTGTATCGCGGCAATCCTGATAAGCGATCCCTTAGCCGTGCTTTCTCAAAGTCTGGCCCTTTCAGCTTTTGCCGTCGCCGCGCTGATTTTCTGGTTTCAGTGGCTGCCTCTTCCTCGCGGGCACCGGGTTCGCTGGTTACAGCCTCTGTTGAATCTGCTTTATCTGCAAACCGGCATGTTGCTTCTGCTCATGCCATTACAGGTGCTGATTTTTCATGGGTTTAGCTTCTCTTCCCTGGTGGCTAATCTCTTTGCCGTCCCCCTGGTCACTTTTGTCTGCGTACCGCTGATCCTGGCCGGAATGTTGCTTCATCTGTTGCCGCTGACGGCGCTGGAAAGTGCCCTCTGGTTTGCAGCCGATAAATCCCTGGGGGGGTTGTTCTGGATGCTGATGCGCCTGCCGGATGGCTGGCAGAATGTAGATGAACGATGGCAATACCTGACGTTATTGCCCTGGCTTGCCATTATCGGCTGGCGCTTTCATGCCTGGAAATCTGTTCCTGCAGTTTGTCTGGCAGGGAGTGTCTTACTGGCATTTCCACTCTGGCGAACGGTGAGGAGTGAGGGCTGGACACTGCATATGCTGGATGTGGGGCAGGGGCTGGCAATGGTCATTGAACGCCATGGTAAAGCCCTTCTTTATGATACCGGGCTCGCCTGGCCGGGTGGTGATAGCGCCCGGCAGTTAATCATTCCGTGGCTACGCTGGCACCATTTGCAACCAGAAGGCGTCATTCTCAGTCATGAGCATCTCGACCATGCGGGCGGCCTGGCGACGATGCAAAAAACATGGCCCACGTTATGGATAAGAAGCCCGTTAGGCCGGGGGGAGCATCGGCCTTGTTTTCGCGGGCAGAGATGGATATGGGAGGGGTTAACCTTCACCGTCCACTGGCCACCTGAGGGCTATTCCGAAAGGGGGAACAATCGCTCCTGTGTGGTAAAAATCGACGATGGTGAGCAGAGTGCGTTGCTTACGGGGGATATTGAAGCGCAAGCGGAACAGACTATGCTTAGCCATTACTGGCGTCATCTGACGTCCACTGTGATACAGGTACCCCATCATGGCAGCAATACGTCTTCATCATTGCCACTGGTGCAGCGGGTAGAGGGGAGGATCGCGCTCGATTCTGCGGCCCGCTATAACGCATGGCATTTTCCGTCGGCAAAAGTTATCAGACGTTATCGAAAAGAGGGCTATATCTGGCACGATACCCCCCATTCTGGACAAATATCGGTGACATTCTCGCAACATCGATGGCAAATACAACGCGTACGTGATGAATATTTACCGCGTTGGTATCATCAGTGGTTTGGCGCGCCCGTAGATAACGGGTAG
- the msbA gene encoding lipid A ABC transporter ATP-binding protein/permease MsbA, with product MHNDKDLSTWQTFRRLWPMIAPFKAGLIVAGVALVLNAASDTFMLSLLKPLLDDGFGKTDRSVLIWMPLVVIGLMILRGITSYISSYCISWVSGKVVMTMRRRLFGHMMGMPVAFFDKQSTGTLLSRITYDSEQVASSSSNALITVVREGASIIGLFIMMFYYSWQLSLILIVLAPVVSIAIRVVSKRFRNISKNMQNTMGQVTTSAEQMLKGHKEVLIFGGQEVETKRFDKVSNKMRLQGMKMVSASSISDPIIQLIASLALAFVLYAASFPSVMETLTAGTITVVFSSMIALMRPLKSLTNVNAQFQRGMAACQTLFSILDTEQEKDEGKREIERAHGDVEFRNVTFTYPGRETPALRNINLSIPAGKTVALVGRSGSGKSTIASLITRFYDIDEGEILLDGHDLREYTLQSLRNQVALVSQNVHLFNDTVANNIAYARTEEYSRAEIEKAARMAYAMDFINKMDNGLDTIIGENGVLLSGGQRQRIAIARALLRDSPILILDEATSALDTESERAIQSALDELQKNRTSLVIAHRLSTIEQADEIVVVEDGVIVERGSHSDLLAHRGVYAQLHKMQFGE from the coding sequence ATGCATAACGACAAAGATCTCTCCACGTGGCAAACCTTCCGCCGACTCTGGCCGATGATTGCACCTTTTAAAGCAGGCTTGATCGTGGCGGGTGTAGCGTTAGTCCTCAACGCAGCCAGCGATACGTTTATGTTATCGCTTCTCAAACCGTTACTGGATGACGGTTTTGGTAAAACAGATCGCTCAGTGCTGATATGGATGCCACTGGTGGTTATTGGACTGATGATCTTACGCGGTATCACCAGCTACATTTCGAGCTACTGTATCTCCTGGGTTTCCGGGAAAGTCGTTATGACCATGCGCCGTCGGCTGTTTGGCCACATGATGGGCATGCCAGTAGCGTTCTTTGATAAGCAGTCTACCGGTACCTTGCTGTCACGTATTACCTACGACTCCGAGCAGGTGGCATCATCGTCGTCCAACGCGCTGATTACCGTGGTGCGTGAAGGTGCATCGATTATCGGTCTGTTCATCATGATGTTCTATTACAGCTGGCAGCTGTCACTGATCCTTATCGTGCTGGCACCGGTTGTCTCTATTGCTATTCGCGTCGTTTCAAAGCGTTTTCGCAACATCAGTAAGAATATGCAGAACACGATGGGCCAGGTTACGACCAGCGCAGAGCAGATGCTGAAAGGGCATAAAGAGGTGTTGATTTTCGGCGGGCAGGAAGTCGAAACCAAACGCTTTGATAAAGTCAGCAACAAAATGCGTCTGCAGGGGATGAAAATGGTTTCGGCCTCTTCAATTTCTGACCCTATCATTCAGCTGATCGCTTCTCTGGCGCTGGCCTTTGTTCTGTATGCGGCCAGCTTCCCGAGCGTGATGGAGACGCTGACGGCAGGTACCATCACCGTGGTCTTCTCATCGATGATTGCCCTGATGCGTCCGCTGAAATCACTGACGAACGTCAACGCTCAGTTCCAGCGCGGGATGGCTGCCTGCCAGACTCTGTTCAGCATTCTGGATACCGAACAGGAGAAAGATGAAGGTAAACGCGAGATTGAACGCGCCCACGGCGATGTTGAATTCCGCAATGTGACTTTCACCTATCCTGGCCGCGAAACGCCGGCTTTGCGTAATATCAACCTGTCCATTCCCGCGGGTAAAACCGTTGCGCTGGTAGGCCGCTCTGGCTCAGGTAAATCCACCATCGCCAGCCTGATTACCCGTTTCTATGATATCGACGAGGGTGAAATCCTGCTGGATGGCCATGACCTGCGGGAGTATACCCTGCAGTCGCTGCGTAATCAGGTGGCGCTGGTCTCCCAGAATGTGCATCTCTTCAACGATACTGTGGCAAATAACATTGCCTATGCGCGTACAGAAGAGTACAGCCGTGCAGAGATTGAAAAGGCCGCTCGTATGGCCTATGCGATGGACTTTATCAACAAGATGGATAACGGTCTGGATACCATTATCGGTGAGAACGGTGTACTGCTCTCCGGTGGCCAGCGCCAGCGTATCGCCATTGCTCGTGCGCTGTTGCGTGATAGCCCGATTCTGATTCTGGATGAAGCAACCTCTGCGCTGGATACGGAATCTGAACGTGCCATTCAGTCTGCGCTGGATGAGCTGCAAAAGAACCGTACGTCGCTGGTGATTGCGCACCGTCTGTCGACTATCGAGCAGGCTGACGAAATAGTTGTTGTTGAAGATGGCGTGATTGTCGAACGCGGAAGCCACTCTGATTTGCTGGCGCACCGCGGCGTTTACGCCCAACTGCATAAGATGCAATTCGGCGAATGA
- the lpxK gene encoding tetraacyldisaccharide 4'-kinase → MIARIWSGESPLWLLFLPLSWLYGLVSGVIRLLYRLGLKRAWRAPVPVVVVGNLTAGGNGKTPVVIWLVEQLQKRGIRPGVVSRGYGGKAAQYPLLLTAETTTAEAGDEPVLIYQRTGAPVAVSPVRSDAVQALLAEHTVDIIITDDGLQHYALARDKEIVVIDGVRRFGNGWWLPAGPMRERASRLRSVDAVIVNGGEAKPGEIPMHLRPGMAVNLLTGERRAVSLLPALVAMAGIGHPPRFFATLEQCGARLEKRVPLADHQALVPDQVAALTAPGQTLIMTEKDAVKCRAFAKDNWWYLPVDAELSGEQPEQLLKELIALVQ, encoded by the coding sequence ATGATTGCACGCATCTGGTCCGGTGAATCACCGCTGTGGCTACTGTTTCTGCCGCTTTCCTGGCTTTATGGCCTGGTGAGCGGCGTCATTCGTCTGCTTTACCGTCTGGGGTTAAAGCGAGCATGGCGCGCGCCGGTGCCGGTTGTCGTGGTGGGTAACCTGACGGCTGGCGGCAACGGTAAAACACCGGTGGTGATCTGGCTGGTGGAGCAACTGCAAAAACGCGGTATACGCCCAGGCGTGGTATCGCGTGGATATGGCGGAAAAGCGGCGCAGTATCCCCTGTTGTTGACCGCGGAAACTACGACCGCTGAAGCGGGTGATGAGCCAGTATTGATATACCAGCGTACAGGTGCACCTGTTGCGGTTTCCCCGGTACGCAGTGATGCCGTTCAGGCACTTCTTGCCGAACACACGGTAGACATTATTATTACTGACGATGGTCTGCAGCATTACGCGCTGGCGCGTGATAAAGAGATTGTGGTCATTGACGGGGTTCGCCGGTTCGGTAACGGCTGGTGGCTACCCGCAGGACCAATGCGCGAACGCGCTTCGCGTCTCAGGTCCGTTGATGCGGTGATTGTTAACGGTGGAGAGGCTAAACCGGGTGAGATCCCTATGCATCTCAGGCCGGGAATGGCGGTGAATCTGTTGACCGGAGAGCGCCGTGCTGTCTCGTTGTTACCCGCGCTGGTGGCCATGGCGGGTATCGGTCATCCTCCGCGTTTCTTCGCGACGCTGGAACAGTGTGGTGCCCGGCTTGAAAAACGCGTTCCGCTGGCCGATCATCAGGCGCTGGTGCCAGATCAGGTCGCGGCCCTGACTGCGCCGGGGCAGACGCTAATCATGACTGAAAAAGATGCGGTGAAATGCCGTGCCTTTGCGAAGGATAACTGGTGGTATCTGCCGGTTGACGCTGAACTCAGCGGTGAGCAACCGGAACAATTGCTCAAGGAACTGATTGCGTTAGTGCAGTAA